In Dyadobacter sp. NIV53, a single window of DNA contains:
- a CDS encoding VCBS repeat-containing protein has product MSQYGPALAVGDVNGDKLDDVFIGGAINHKGKFLIQQNNGQFKTSDLLPGMEGPDKNAEDMGVLLFDADLDGDLDLYIVSGSYEMKVGSEALQDRFYTNDGKGNFTLDSAALPKFLKSGSCVKAADYDRDGDLDLFIGGRVEPGAYPKPVSSYLLRNDSVKGQARFTDATAGIFPELINIGLVCDVLWTDFDNDGWVDLLAAGEWMPLTFFKNVNGKFQKHISGLENKKGLWGSLASGDFDNDGDMDYVAGNLGLNSLSRASDKQPIGMYARDINNDGYFDAIPTVFYKAKDETYKEFPYNTRDEMGKQIIQVRQRFQEYGKFSDVGIKDIFKPEELKDALVLKANWLKSSYIENLGNGKFKMQELPIESQFAPLFGMVTEDFDGDGNLDIVLCGNDFGSEVSVGRYDAFNGLILKGNGKNGFTPLRNSESGYSVAGNAKALVKISGANEKLITITSQNRDSLRFHRAGLSVKPVPLSTTETSALIKLKNGKTRREEMNYGSSFLSQSSHQLFLPATVESVEVINSKGNRRKIK; this is encoded by the coding sequence TTGTCGCAATATGGGCCTGCATTGGCAGTGGGAGACGTCAACGGTGACAAACTGGATGATGTTTTTATTGGTGGTGCTATCAATCATAAAGGCAAATTTTTGATCCAGCAAAACAACGGACAGTTCAAAACCTCAGACTTGCTGCCCGGAATGGAGGGCCCTGATAAAAATGCTGAGGATATGGGTGTGTTGTTATTTGATGCTGATCTGGACGGTGATCTGGATTTATATATTGTAAGCGGGAGTTATGAAATGAAAGTTGGTTCCGAAGCATTGCAGGACAGATTTTACACCAACGACGGCAAAGGGAATTTTACACTTGATTCCGCCGCATTACCAAAATTTCTTAAAAGCGGATCGTGTGTTAAAGCAGCAGATTATGACCGGGATGGAGATCTGGATCTTTTCATTGGCGGCAGGGTAGAGCCAGGCGCTTATCCAAAACCGGTTTCAAGTTATTTACTGAGAAACGATTCGGTAAAAGGGCAGGCAAGGTTTACAGATGCAACTGCGGGAATTTTTCCGGAACTTATTAATATTGGATTAGTCTGTGATGTATTATGGACAGATTTTGATAATGATGGCTGGGTAGATCTCCTTGCCGCAGGAGAATGGATGCCGCTTACTTTTTTCAAAAATGTAAATGGGAAATTTCAGAAACACATATCAGGATTAGAAAATAAGAAAGGATTGTGGGGAAGCCTCGCAAGCGGCGATTTTGACAATGATGGTGATATGGATTACGTTGCAGGAAATCTGGGCCTGAATTCTTTAAGCAGGGCAAGTGACAAACAGCCGATTGGAATGTATGCCCGGGATATCAACAATGACGGTTATTTTGATGCAATTCCTACTGTTTTTTATAAGGCTAAAGATGAAACGTATAAGGAATTTCCTTACAATACGAGGGATGAAATGGGTAAACAAATTATTCAGGTAAGGCAACGGTTTCAGGAATATGGAAAATTTTCGGATGTAGGTATTAAGGATATTTTTAAACCGGAGGAATTAAAAGATGCATTGGTTTTAAAGGCAAACTGGCTGAAAAGCAGTTACATTGAAAACCTTGGAAATGGAAAATTTAAGATGCAGGAGCTGCCCATCGAATCACAATTTGCCCCGCTCTTTGGTATGGTAACCGAAGATTTTGACGGAGACGGTAATCTTGACATTGTATTATGTGGAAATGATTTTGGATCGGAAGTTTCAGTTGGGAGATATGATGCTTTTAACGGACTGATACTAAAAGGTAACGGGAAAAATGGATTTACACCGCTTCGTAATTCTGAAAGCGGCTATTCGGTTGCAGGTAATGCAAAAGCATTGGTGAAAATATCCGGTGCAAATGAAAAGTTAATAACTATTACTTCCCAAAACAGGGATTCACTGAGATTTCATAGAGCTGGCCTATCGGTAAAGCCCGTACCACTTTCAACAACGGAAACCAGTGCTTTGATCAAATTGAAAAATGGTAAAACCCGCCGGGAAGAAATGAACTACGGATCTTCTTTTTTATCTCAATCCTCACATCAACTTTTTTTACCCGCCACTGTGGAAAGTGTTGAAGTTATAAATTCAAAGGGAAACAGGAGAAAAATAAAATAA
- a CDS encoding RagB/SusD family nutrient uptake outer membrane protein: MKKIGTKGILAFLTILMLIGYSCKESFLEIPATGQLDEDQLSTKKGIEGVLVSVYGQLNGRENRMASASNWVWGSIRGGDANKGTDPGDFSDINPIQRFEYQTTQGVTLDKWKGLYEGVARANLVMKLLGVAKEDVTAADKARIGGEARFLRAHYYFELKRGFNNTPYVDETMDYGTGIEKVPNNADLWPMIEADLKFAYDNLPETQDAAGRTNKWAAGAYLAKVYMYQKKYTEAKALYDLIITGGKTTNGKKYGLVPRFQDAFKASNDNNSESVFAIQAAANTGSVNNANPEFDLNWPYNVGPNGPGNCCSFFAPSFELGNSFRTDATGLPLLDGSYNSGGNELKTDMGLKSKDAFTPDAGRVDPRLDHSIGRRGIPYLDWIEHPGNDWIRNQANAGPYTTKKYAYYRTDVGSLQDNSSWTPGYTAININIIRYADVLLMAAEAEVEVGSLEKAREYVNLVRERAANPASFVKRTNGENAANYVISTYKTAWTSKDAARSAVRFERKLELSGEGHRFFDLVRWGTAATEINTYLTYESKKLSGALGGSKFTPNKNEYLPIPQDQIDLLGKEVLVQNPGY; this comes from the coding sequence ATGAAAAAAATAGGAACAAAAGGGATATTGGCATTTCTCACGATATTAATGCTGATAGGCTACTCTTGCAAAGAAAGTTTTTTAGAGATTCCCGCTACCGGACAGTTGGATGAAGACCAGCTTTCTACCAAAAAAGGTATTGAAGGCGTATTGGTATCTGTTTATGGCCAGCTGAACGGACGAGAAAACCGTATGGCAAGCGCCAGTAACTGGGTTTGGGGAAGTATTCGTGGCGGGGATGCCAACAAAGGAACGGATCCGGGGGATTTCAGTGATATCAACCCAATCCAGCGGTTTGAATACCAGACAACACAGGGTGTTACACTTGACAAATGGAAAGGTTTGTATGAAGGTGTTGCCAGGGCAAATCTCGTAATGAAATTACTGGGCGTTGCGAAGGAAGATGTTACAGCAGCCGACAAAGCCAGAATAGGAGGGGAAGCCAGATTTTTAAGAGCGCATTATTATTTTGAACTGAAAAGAGGATTTAATAATACGCCATATGTAGATGAAACCATGGATTATGGAACGGGTATTGAAAAAGTACCTAATAATGCTGACCTGTGGCCGATGATTGAAGCCGATCTTAAATTTGCCTACGATAATCTCCCTGAGACTCAGGATGCAGCCGGTCGTACTAACAAATGGGCGGCAGGTGCATATTTGGCAAAAGTATATATGTATCAGAAAAAATACACTGAGGCCAAGGCGCTTTATGACCTGATTATTACTGGTGGAAAAACAACTAATGGCAAGAAATACGGATTGGTTCCCAGATTTCAGGATGCTTTCAAGGCAAGTAATGATAACAATTCAGAATCGGTTTTTGCCATTCAGGCCGCCGCTAATACGGGTAGCGTAAATAATGCAAACCCTGAATTTGACCTTAACTGGCCATACAATGTTGGACCAAACGGCCCAGGTAACTGCTGTAGCTTTTTTGCACCAAGTTTTGAATTGGGTAACTCATTCCGTACGGATGCAACCGGGCTACCTTTACTGGATGGGTCTTATAACTCAGGCGGAAATGAATTAAAGACAGATATGGGCCTGAAATCAAAAGATGCGTTTACGCCAGATGCAGGCCGTGTCGATCCACGCCTGGATCATTCTATTGGCCGCCGCGGTATTCCTTATCTTGACTGGATAGAGCATCCGGGTAACGACTGGATTCGTAATCAGGCTAATGCAGGACCATATACTACCAAAAAATATGCTTATTACCGGACTGATGTTGGTTCTTTGCAGGATAACAGTTCATGGACGCCTGGCTACACTGCTATTAACATTAATATCATCCGTTATGCCGATGTTCTCTTGATGGCCGCCGAAGCGGAAGTAGAAGTAGGTTCACTTGAAAAAGCCAGGGAATATGTAAATCTTGTTCGTGAAAGGGCTGCAAATCCTGCCAGTTTTGTAAAACGTACCAACGGCGAAAATGCAGCTAATTACGTCATAAGTACTTATAAAACTGCCTGGACAAGTAAGGATGCAGCGCGCTCTGCTGTTCGTTTCGAGAGAAAACTGGAACTTTCAGGTGAAGGACACCGCTTTTTTGACTTAGTAAGATGGGGTACAGCAGCGACTGAGATTAATACGTATCTCACTTACGAAAGCAAAAAGCTGAGCGGTGCATTGGGAGGATCTAAATTCACCCCTAACAAAAATGAATATTTACCAATACCTCAGGATCAGATTGACCTTTTGGGTAAAGAGGTTCTGGTTCAAAACCCGGGTTATTGA
- a CDS encoding VCBS repeat-containing protein, with product MFVRYLPVIFIAVFLLSSCRKKLKTFTLLGSDETGIAFSNRIAENDTMNILAFEYVYNGGGVALGDFNNDSLPDIYFTGNSVDNKLYLNKGDKNGSLQFEDITKQAGVAAENKWSSGVALVDINNDGLLDIYVCSTVRKVAKERENLLYVNQGIDQNKVPVFKEMGKEYGIADTTHTTNAAFLDYDNDGDLDLFLVVNEMDDNNFPNKFHEKIKDGSSKRTDRLYRNEWSEVLGHPVFTNVSKEAGILIEGYGLGVNVTDVNQDGWKDIYVTNDYLTNDLLYINNGQDNKGKHLGFTDMADVYFKHTSHSAMGNDIADINNDGLPDIIALDMMPATNFRKK from the coding sequence ATGTTTGTCAGATATTTACCTGTAATTTTTATTGCTGTTTTTCTTTTGTCTTCCTGCAGGAAAAAACTTAAAACTTTTACGCTCCTCGGTAGTGATGAAACAGGAATTGCATTTTCCAACCGGATTGCTGAAAATGACACCATGAATATCCTGGCGTTTGAATACGTCTATAATGGCGGAGGCGTAGCGTTAGGGGATTTCAATAATGACAGTTTACCTGATATCTATTTTACCGGTAATTCAGTCGATAATAAATTATACCTCAACAAAGGAGATAAAAACGGATCGTTACAATTTGAAGATATAACGAAACAGGCCGGTGTAGCTGCTGAAAATAAATGGTCGTCGGGAGTGGCTTTAGTTGATATCAATAATGATGGTTTGCTCGACATTTATGTTTGCTCAACGGTACGAAAGGTAGCAAAGGAACGTGAAAATCTGTTGTATGTCAATCAGGGAATTGATCAAAATAAGGTACCGGTATTTAAGGAAATGGGAAAAGAATATGGCATTGCTGATACTACCCATACAACTAATGCTGCTTTTTTAGATTATGATAATGACGGAGACCTGGATTTGTTTTTGGTTGTGAATGAAATGGACGACAATAATTTTCCTAATAAATTTCATGAAAAAATAAAGGACGGATCTTCGAAAAGGACTGACAGGCTTTATCGCAATGAGTGGAGCGAAGTACTTGGGCATCCGGTTTTTACCAATGTTTCCAAAGAGGCAGGAATATTAATTGAAGGTTACGGACTTGGTGTAAACGTAACTGACGTTAATCAGGATGGATGGAAGGATATTTATGTTACCAACGATTACCTGACGAATGATTTGTTGTATATCAATAATGGCCAAGATAATAAAGGAAAACATTTAGGATTTACTGATATGGCAGATGTATACTTCAAGCATACTTCGCATTCGGCAATGGGAAACGACATTGCAGATATCAACAATGACGGGCTTCCGGATATTATTGCCCTTGACATGATGCCGGCAACGAATTTTAGAAAAAAATGA
- a CDS encoding Hsp20/alpha crystallin family protein, giving the protein MCYRYENRGYGMNHGNRFGDRGSFRVPVNIAKNENSYELLVFAPDRGKDDFRINIKGNELTIGYELKNEESENKSWIRHEFRKTSFERTFQIDETVDAENIKAEYTNGILHLTLPIVPGSEKPAQEIKVI; this is encoded by the coding sequence ATGTGTTACAGATATGAAAACCGTGGTTACGGAATGAACCACGGAAACCGGTTTGGAGATAGAGGCTCATTTCGGGTTCCGGTAAATATTGCTAAAAACGAAAACAGTTATGAACTTTTAGTCTTTGCTCCTGATCGCGGAAAAGACGATTTCAGAATTAATATAAAAGGCAACGAACTGACTATTGGTTATGAGCTCAAAAATGAAGAAAGTGAAAATAAAAGCTGGATTCGCCACGAATTCCGTAAAACTTCTTTCGAAAGAACATTTCAAATAGATGAAACAGTTGATGCTGAAAACATCAAAGCAGAATATACCAATGGCATTTTGCATTTGACGCTTCCTATTGTTCCGGGTTCAGAAAAACCTGCACAGGAAATTAAGGTGATATAA
- a CDS encoding CRTAC1 family protein, with the protein MMMPASSYITYQNYELYHYQYQVARNTLQLNQGKTKKTDKHAAFSEIGLLSGIAETDWSWTPMVTDFDNDGLRDIIITNGFPRDITDLDFVAYRNEVGNVMSKMMLLDYIPSVKIKNFAYKNSGNLRFEDVTDNWGIEKAGFSNGAAYADLDNDGDLDYVVNNINDSASVYRNNSIQLKPEESNYLRIQFKGERYNGKGIGAISEITYNGNQKQYSENSPYRGYLSTIEPVTHFGLGKTKLVDQLKITWPGGKIQVFKNVKANQVLTVFEKMRQ; encoded by the coding sequence ATGATGATGCCGGCCAGTAGTTATATTACTTACCAGAATTACGAACTATATCATTATCAATACCAGGTTGCCCGGAATACATTGCAATTGAATCAGGGTAAAACTAAAAAAACTGATAAACATGCTGCTTTCAGTGAAATAGGATTATTGAGCGGCATCGCAGAAACAGACTGGAGTTGGACACCCATGGTTACTGATTTCGATAATGACGGATTGCGTGATATCATCATTACCAATGGCTTTCCAAGGGATATTACGGATCTTGATTTTGTGGCTTATAGAAATGAAGTCGGAAATGTGATGTCCAAAATGATGCTGCTGGACTATATTCCTTCGGTTAAAATCAAAAATTTTGCATACAAAAATAGTGGAAACCTGCGCTTTGAAGACGTTACAGACAACTGGGGAATAGAAAAGGCAGGTTTTTCAAACGGAGCAGCTTATGCGGATCTGGACAATGACGGAGATCTGGATTATGTGGTTAATAATATAAATGATTCTGCGTCTGTTTATCGTAACAATTCAATTCAGCTGAAACCGGAAGAAAGTAATTATTTACGGATTCAGTTTAAGGGGGAAAGATATAATGGAAAAGGAATTGGAGCGATTTCAGAAATAACATACAATGGTAATCAGAAACAATATTCAGAAAATTCACCTTATCGGGGTTATCTGTCTACTATTGAGCCTGTAACACATTTTGGATTAGGCAAAACAAAACTTGTAGATCAACTGAAAATAACGTGGCCCGGTGGAAAAATACAGGTTTTCAAAAATGTTAAGGCAAATCAGGTATTAACTGTTTTTGAAAAAATGCGACAATAG